The Helicobacter mustelae genome has a segment encoding these proteins:
- the dndC gene encoding DNA phosphorothioation system sulfurtransferase DndC translates to MIFHPPFRPFPPHICATYPTKQQSLIAHTKNELKEKFLSTSRTFVIAFSGGKDSTCVLQLFYEMLASLPKHLQRQSYAIASNTLVEAPHIERFLQRVIHSINLHAMQNNIPFEVLQVTPELKDDFFVNLIGKGYPSPTRTFRWCTDRLKITPSKNTIAQITKKHGLALLVLGTREAESSNRKKSMQKRVLDDHGFSKHEDYPDTMIYAPLSKWDTDLVWTYLSTHKPLWDMSHGELFRLYAKASGEECQFITHLAQSSCGGSRFGCWVCTVVSEDKSLQGFIDTGEEHLKPLNEFRNYIKALREDPNARADYRRDGRVAYRVGGRGAFLSHIRIEILEKLLACEKAFLSLGGEGELISKEQILAIQREWNKDFDFHESALRLGIKYNKGVSMNENKSKILQEEIIDEICASTENAIVDPRDIKALLKESINIHNNYAIKGRNNAGQRIGEEIKKLLDDKSSKEA, encoded by the coding sequence ATGATTTTTCATCCACCATTTCGCCCATTCCCCCCCCATATCTGTGCCACTTATCCAACCAAACAACAGAGTCTAATCGCCCACACTAAAAACGAATTAAAAGAGAAATTTTTAAGCACAAGTAGAACTTTTGTGATTGCATTTAGTGGTGGAAAAGATTCAACTTGTGTCTTGCAACTTTTTTATGAAATGCTTGCATCGCTCCCCAAACATTTGCAAAGGCAAAGCTATGCCATAGCTTCAAATACGCTTGTAGAAGCCCCTCACATAGAGCGTTTTTTGCAAAGGGTAATCCATTCTATCAACTTACATGCTATGCAAAATAATATCCCCTTTGAAGTGTTGCAGGTTACGCCGGAACTAAAAGATGACTTTTTTGTAAATCTCATTGGCAAGGGTTATCCTAGTCCTACGCGCACATTTCGTTGGTGCACTGATAGACTAAAGATTACTCCAAGCAAAAATACAATTGCACAAATCACAAAAAAGCATGGTTTGGCTCTATTGGTGCTTGGTACTAGAGAAGCAGAATCCAGCAATAGAAAAAAATCTATGCAAAAAAGAGTGTTGGATGATCATGGATTCTCAAAACATGAGGATTACCCAGACACGATGATTTATGCCCCTTTATCCAAATGGGACACAGATTTGGTTTGGACCTATCTTAGTACACATAAGCCTTTGTGGGATATGTCTCATGGCGAGCTTTTTAGGCTTTATGCCAAAGCAAGTGGGGAAGAATGCCAATTCATTACACATTTGGCACAAAGTAGCTGTGGAGGCAGTCGCTTTGGTTGTTGGGTTTGTACAGTGGTGAGCGAAGATAAATCTTTGCAGGGCTTTATTGATACAGGCGAAGAGCATCTTAAACCCTTAAATGAATTTAGAAACTACATTAAAGCCCTGCGGGAAGATCCAAATGCTAGGGCAGATTATAGACGAGATGGCAGGGTGGCTTATAGGGTTGGTGGGCGTGGAGCATTCTTGAGTCATATTAGGATTGAGATTCTAGAGAAATTGCTTGCATGTGAAAAGGCATTTTTGAGTCTTGGTGGAGAGGGAGAGCTCATTAGCAAAGAACAGATTCTAGCCATACAAAGAGAGTGGAATAAAGATTTTGATTTTCATGAAAGTGCTTTGAGGCTTGGAATCAAATACAATAAGGGAGTAAGTATGAATGAAAATAAAAGCAAAATTTTACAGGAGGAAATCATTGATGAGATTTGTGCCTCAACAGAAAACGCAATTGTTGACCCTAGGGATATAAAAGCATTGTTAAAGGAGAGTATTAATATACATAATAACTATGCAATTAAGGGTAGAAATAATGCAGGACAACGCATTGGCGAGGAAATTAAAAAGCTCCTTGATGACAAAAGTAGCAAGGAGGCATGA
- a CDS encoding HTH domain-containing protein, whose amino-acid sequence MTYKDLAEEVLKQAERPLSGQEIWTRACEMGLDKKLSSVRNPTIEGFWMWMWRYVQERGGERDFIFASKRPFTYWLKARESELPHLKIDPTLEEKTQEKKRPFHERDLHPLLVKFLHENPNFNLQCKTIYHEKSKKAASGKDKWNYPDVVGVYFPYKDYEKETLRFLHNMGQNSYKIFSFELKIGLDFSNLKESYFQTVSNSSWANEGYLVVFEDIDEEVLSELRRLNQSFGIGVIKLEEQTLDSKILLSSKEREMDVQTLNMLLEKNSDFEEFIKDVNKQIQAGFETEIKAKFDKVLDDEEIQEHVKKQLGK is encoded by the coding sequence ATGACTTATAAAGATTTGGCAGAAGAGGTTTTAAAGCAGGCAGAGAGACCTTTGAGTGGTCAGGAAATTTGGACAAGGGCCTGTGAAATGGGGCTAGATAAAAAACTCTCAAGTGTAAGAAACCCAACTATTGAGGGTTTCTGGATGTGGATGTGGCGATACGTTCAGGAGAGAGGAGGCGAGAGGGATTTTATCTTTGCTTCCAAAAGACCTTTTACTTATTGGCTCAAAGCTAGGGAGAGTGAGCTTCCTCATTTGAAAATCGATCCTACATTGGAGGAGAAAACCCAGGAAAAAAAGAGGCCATTTCATGAAAGGGATCTGCATCCCTTGCTTGTGAAATTTCTCCATGAAAATCCCAACTTCAATCTCCAATGCAAAACCATCTATCATGAAAAAAGCAAAAAAGCAGCCTCTGGCAAGGACAAATGGAACTATCCTGATGTCGTGGGCGTGTACTTTCCCTATAAGGATTATGAGAAAGAGACCTTGAGATTTTTGCACAACATGGGGCAGAATAGCTACAAAATCTTTAGTTTTGAGCTCAAGATTGGTCTTGATTTTTCCAATCTAAAGGAAAGTTATTTCCAAACAGTAAGTAATTCTAGCTGGGCCAATGAGGGGTATTTGGTAGTTTTTGAAGACATTGATGAGGAGGTTTTGAGTGAGCTTAGGCGACTCAATCAGAGCTTTGGCATAGGGGTGATCAAGCTAGAAGAGCAGACCCTGGACTCTAAAATCTTGCTTAGTTCCAAAGAGAGGGAGATGGATGTGCAGACGCTGAATATGCTTCTAGAGAAAAATAGTGATTTTGAGGAATTTATCAAAGATGTCAATAAGCAGATCCAAGCGGGGTTTGAAACAGAGATTAAGGCGAAGTTTGACAAGGTGCTGGATGATGAGGAGATACAAGAGCATGTCAAAAAACAGCTTGGAAAATGA
- a CDS encoding VWA domain-containing protein — protein sequence MNNIDLNQDFIDKALKRLIVGVDCKDFQSMVITQPKKNRYFVADNGILNAKDKVGDVVFLGRILHGGIYENGAYISDDRAFSYEFSGDSLKVVSICTNQSFTIINYTNGMLNISLGKIPTKEIAIVLCTTKSMQYYVDVLKSIAPFIGKYLFKNNTHAKASVIGFSSLDSNHLGISYDTQSLEDSLNRIKTKDSDTRMLNLSLIKAMKDFTKDNHLKKEIYLITDASASDPHNEQKMLSITKNLNLNISKNSGGSDENNVKIHCFSIHKDLDFLKNLATITNGRYYHIQDDYSFKKTLLTQINDEVEIDMLEIDKQIRPSKAHKLPDPDNPPS from the coding sequence ATGAATAACATAGACTTAAATCAAGACTTCATAGACAAGGCGTTAAAAAGGCTTATTGTTGGTGTGGACTGCAAGGATTTTCAAAGTATGGTGATAACCCAACCAAAGAAAAATCGCTATTTTGTCGCAGATAATGGCATACTCAATGCAAAGGATAAGGTTGGCGATGTTGTCTTTCTTGGCAGAATCTTGCATGGGGGAATCTATGAAAATGGCGCATATATCAGCGATGATAGGGCTTTTTCTTACGAATTTAGCGGCGATAGCCTAAAGGTTGTTTCCATTTGCACAAACCAGAGCTTTACTATCATAAACTACACGAATGGAATGCTAAATATAAGCTTAGGGAAAATCCCCACAAAAGAAATAGCCATCGTCTTATGCACGACAAAAAGCATGCAATATTATGTGGATGTGCTAAAAAGCATTGCCCCCTTTATCGGCAAATATCTCTTCAAAAACAATACCCATGCAAAGGCGAGTGTGATAGGCTTCTCAAGCCTTGATTCCAATCATCTAGGCATATCCTATGACACACAATCCCTAGAAGATTCTCTAAACCGCATCAAAACAAAGGACTCTGATACAAGAATGCTAAATCTCTCACTCATTAAGGCGATGAAAGATTTCACAAAAGACAATCACCTCAAAAAAGAAATCTACCTTATCACAGACGCAAGTGCGAGCGACCCACACAATGAACAAAAAATGCTAAGTATTACAAAGAATCTCAACCTAAATATCTCCAAAAACAGCGGTGGTAGCGATGAAAATAATGTAAAAATCCATTGCTTTTCAATTCACAAGGATCTCGACTTTCTAAAAAATCTCGCCACAATTACAAACGGGCGGTATTATCACATACAAGATGATTATAGCTTTAAAAAGACTTTGCTAACACAAATTAATGATGAAGTAGAAATTGATATGCTAGAGATAGATAAGCAAATCCGCCCAAGCAAAGCACATAAACTACCAGACCCAGATAATCCACCAAGCTAA
- a CDS encoding alpha-1,2-fucosyltransferase, with amino-acid sequence MDFKIVQVHGGLGNQMFQYAFAKSLQTHLNIPVLLDTTWFDYGNRELGLHLFPIDLQCASAQQIAAAHMQNLPRLVRGALRRMGLGRVSKEIVFEYMPELFEPSRIAYFHGYFQDPRYFEDISPLIKQTFTLPHPTEHAEQYSRKLSQILAAKNSVFVHIRRGDYMRLGWQLDISYQLRAIAYMAKRVQNLELFLFCEDLEFVQNLDLGYPFVDMTTRDGAAHWDMMLMQSCKHGIITNSTYSWWAAYLIKNPEKIIIGPSHWIYGNENILCKDWVKIESQFETKS; translated from the coding sequence ATGGATTTTAAGATTGTGCAAGTGCATGGAGGACTTGGAAATCAGATGTTTCAATACGCTTTTGCCAAGAGTTTGCAAACACATCTCAATATACCCGTGCTACTTGATACCACCTGGTTTGATTATGGCAATCGGGAATTGGGATTGCATCTTTTTCCCATCGATTTGCAATGTGCTAGTGCACAGCAAATTGCTGCTGCCCATATGCAAAACCTGCCAAGGCTAGTGAGAGGTGCGCTCAGACGTATGGGTCTAGGCAGAGTCAGCAAGGAAATCGTGTTTGAATACATGCCAGAGCTGTTTGAGCCAAGTCGCATTGCTTATTTTCATGGCTATTTCCAAGATCCAAGATATTTTGAAGACATCTCTCCCCTGATTAAGCAAACATTCACCCTGCCTCACCCCACAGAGCATGCAGAGCAATATAGCCGCAAACTCTCTCAGATTTTGGCGGCAAAAAATAGCGTATTTGTGCATATAAGGCGAGGGGATTATATGAGACTTGGCTGGCAACTTGATATCAGCTACCAACTACGCGCCATTGCATATATGGCCAAGCGCGTGCAAAATTTGGAGCTATTTTTATTTTGCGAGGATTTGGAATTTGTGCAGAATCTTGATCTTGGCTATCCCTTTGTGGATATGACCACAAGGGATGGGGCGGCGCATTGGGATATGATGCTGATGCAATCTTGCAAGCATGGCATTATCACAAATAGTACCTATAGTTGGTGGGCGGCATATTTGATAAAAAATCCAGAAAAAATCATTATTGGACCAAGCCACTGGATCTATGGCAATGAAAATATCCTTTGCAAGGATTGGGTGAAGATAGAATCCCAATTTGAGACAAAATCTTGA
- a CDS encoding rhodanese-like domain-containing protein — MQVKALSPSEFVFKISSLVVIDTRNRVSFLSRHIKDSLNLQNYNLILNILDKNKIFKPVCFVCFSSRNAKKAAYQFVSLNPSYQHAYTYYLESSIMELDGLVEFVEFHSTNDFSSTISPIPPPYLCHLSNQTTESNRPH; from the coding sequence TTGCAAGTTAAGGCTTTGAGTCCAAGTGAATTTGTGTTTAAAATCAGCTCTCTTGTGGTAATCGATACAAGAAATAGAGTTTCCTTTCTCTCAAGGCATATTAAAGATTCTTTGAATTTGCAAAATTACAATTTAATTCTTAATATTTTAGATAAAAATAAAATTTTTAAGCCAGTCTGCTTTGTGTGTTTCTCTAGTAGAAATGCAAAAAAAGCGGCTTATCAATTTGTATCCTTAAATCCAAGTTATCAGCATGCATATACATATTACTTAGAATCTAGTATTATGGAACTTGATGGGCTTGTGGAATTTGTAGAATTTCATTCAACCAATGATTTTTCATCCACCATTTCGCCCATTCCCCCCCCATATCTGTGCCACTTATCCAACCAAACAACAGAGTCTAATCGCCCACACTAA
- a CDS encoding family 6 glucosyltransferase, with protein sequence MMQSTAQNTQQNTHFAGSSQTTPQAAQSVQQASLALPKSSPTCYKIAILYICTGAYSIFWQDFYDSAKVHLLPAHRLTYFVFTDADSLYAEEASDVRKIYQENLGWPFNTLKRFEMFLGQEEALREFDFVFFFNANCLFFQHIGDEFLPIEEDILVTQHYGFRDASPECFTYERNPKSLAYVPFGKGKAYVYGSTNGGKAGAFLALARTLQERIQEDLSRGIIAIWHDESHLNAYIIDHPNYKMLDYGYGFPEGYGRVPGGGVYIFLRDKSRVIDVNAIKGMGSPANRRLKNALRKLKHFSKRLLGR encoded by the coding sequence ATGATGCAGTCAACCGCACAAAACACCCAGCAAAACACTCACTTCGCAGGATCCAGCCAGACTACGCCCCAAGCCGCGCAAAGCGTCCAGCAAGCTAGCCTAGCTCTGCCAAAATCCTCTCCCACGTGCTACAAAATCGCCATTCTCTATATTTGTACGGGCGCTTATAGTATTTTTTGGCAGGATTTTTATGACAGCGCTAAAGTCCATCTTCTGCCCGCTCATAGGCTTACATATTTCGTATTCACCGATGCAGATTCCCTCTATGCAGAAGAAGCAAGCGATGTGCGCAAAATCTATCAGGAAAATCTTGGCTGGCCTTTTAATACGCTAAAAAGATTTGAGATGTTCTTAGGCCAAGAAGAGGCCTTGAGGGAATTTGATTTTGTCTTTTTCTTCAATGCAAACTGCCTTTTTTTCCAGCATATCGGCGATGAATTCCTGCCTATAGAAGAGGATATTTTGGTGACCCAGCACTATGGATTTAGGGATGCATCACCAGAATGCTTCACCTATGAGCGCAATCCTAAAAGCTTAGCGTATGTGCCATTTGGCAAGGGGAAGGCTTATGTGTATGGTTCGACAAATGGCGGGAAGGCTGGCGCATTTTTGGCATTGGCACGCACATTGCAGGAACGCATCCAAGAAGACCTCTCCCGGGGCATCATTGCCATATGGCATGATGAAAGCCATCTCAACGCATACATTATTGATCATCCAAATTATAAAATGCTGGACTATGGCTATGGTTTCCCAGAAGGCTATGGGCGCGTGCCAGGGGGAGGGGTATATATCTTTTTGAGAGACAAGAGCAGAGTCATTGATGTCAATGCAATCAAGGGGATGGGCAGTCCTGCTAACAGAAGGCTGAAAAATGCTTTGAGAAAACTAAAGCATTTTTCAAAGCGTCTTCTAGGACGCTAA
- a CDS encoding DUF302 domain-containing protein, translated as MKNLFYAIILVFGIAGTISAKEGGKVVQSKQNFETTYENIEKFLKEKNIAIFAEFKHSDWAKDVGEPLNPTKVIVFGNPKVGTALMRENQKIAIELPLKIAIWQDKSGKVFVSATDIRGIAKKYGIKNQKVIDNIAKLLEQILQNATK; from the coding sequence ATGAAAAATCTGTTCTATGCAATCATCCTCGTGTTTGGCATAGCAGGCACGATCTCTGCAAAGGAAGGTGGAAAAGTGGTCCAAAGCAAACAGAATTTTGAAACGACATATGAAAATATAGAGAAATTTCTCAAAGAGAAAAACATCGCGATTTTTGCGGAATTTAAGCATTCTGACTGGGCAAAGGATGTGGGTGAGCCACTCAATCCCACCAAGGTAATCGTGTTTGGAAATCCAAAAGTGGGCACTGCCTTGATGAGGGAAAATCAAAAGATAGCCATCGAGCTACCCCTAAAAATCGCCATATGGCAGGATAAAAGCGGGAAGGTGTTTGTAAGTGCCACAGACATCAGAGGCATCGCGAAAAAATATGGCATAAAAAATCAAAAAGTGATTGATAATATTGCAAAACTCTTAGAACAAATCCTGCAAAATGCCACAAAATAA
- a CDS encoding FtsK/SpoIIIE domain-containing protein, translated as MADFYSNVTEESLIYRVSKEGLGFEEGEMPKYFILRLALALALRLKTEPLNSRVWEDKRLGGSRAGGKEYNLEQLTGKSKESDDYDMLHRAMLYWKFREYLSEDFFHNDKAYIDLLTKNIQRGLYEIYHSWKNKDCFYQWCKDKFEFLPTKSSFEELKDSGLAAKDSSLFDKIEAYCKDFAIKILHMGTTQSYRHDICKIEVKDFDKLQAFDQRSKQLSHALGFEVKTSPCAGMPRCFNIIKAREEREWKYPSVSECKNALKGLREHGKLAILAGFDIEAKPFYFDLARAVHLLVAGTTGSGKTILLNNFARCLLLHEDVDVVVIDPKGGIDYNASDIRLIKDSKEAIAFLETLLDEMKKRYESMQENKSIERYKVVIVDELNFLITENKQIGEELAKQALIARQAGIHLILATQNPDAKSLSRNLRTNMPSRIALRVAKAVDSNIILDEPGAEKLTGKGEMLIRLEGLSEVKRVFGLGQQIG; from the coding sequence ATGGCAGATTTTTATAGTAATGTCACAGAAGAAAGCTTGATTTATCGAGTAAGCAAAGAGGGTCTAGGTTTTGAAGAAGGAGAGATGCCAAAATATTTTATTTTGCGATTGGCATTGGCCCTGGCTTTGAGACTAAAGACAGAGCCACTAAACTCAAGAGTATGGGAGGACAAGAGATTGGGGGGATCAAGGGCAGGGGGAAAGGAGTATAACTTAGAGCAGTTAACAGGCAAAAGCAAGGAAAGTGATGATTATGATATGTTGCACAGAGCGATGCTTTATTGGAAGTTTAGGGAATATCTGAGTGAAGATTTTTTTCACAATGACAAAGCTTATATCGACTTACTTACAAAAAATATCCAAAGAGGCTTATATGAGATCTATCACTCTTGGAAAAATAAAGATTGCTTTTATCAATGGTGCAAGGATAAGTTTGAGTTTCTGCCTACAAAATCTAGTTTTGAGGAGCTTAAAGATTCTGGTTTAGCAGCCAAAGATTCTAGCTTATTTGATAAGATAGAGGCATATTGTAAGGATTTTGCCATCAAGATTTTGCATATGGGTACGACCCAGTCTTATAGGCATGATATCTGCAAAATAGAAGTAAAGGATTTTGATAAGCTTCAGGCTTTTGATCAAAGATCAAAACAACTAAGTCATGCATTAGGCTTTGAGGTGAAGACTTCCCCCTGTGCTGGTATGCCAAGGTGCTTTAATATCATAAAAGCAAGAGAGGAAAGGGAGTGGAAATATCCAAGTGTAAGTGAGTGCAAAAATGCATTAAAAGGGTTGAGGGAGCATGGGAAATTAGCCATTCTAGCGGGGTTTGATATTGAGGCAAAGCCATTTTATTTTGATTTGGCAAGGGCGGTGCATTTGCTTGTAGCAGGGACAACAGGGAGTGGAAAAACCATTTTACTCAATAATTTTGCAAGGTGCTTGCTGCTGCATGAAGATGTGGATGTGGTGGTCATAGACCCAAAAGGAGGCATAGATTATAATGCGAGTGATATTAGATTAATAAAGGATTCCAAAGAAGCAATAGCTTTTTTAGAAACCTTGCTTGATGAGATGAAGAAGCGATATGAATCCATGCAAGAAAATAAAAGCATAGAACGCTATAAGGTTGTCATTGTAGATGAATTGAATTTCCTCATTACAGAAAATAAGCAAATAGGTGAGGAATTGGCAAAACAAGCGCTCATAGCAAGACAGGCAGGCATTCATCTCATCCTTGCCACACAAAATCCTGATGCAAAAAGTCTAAGCAGAAATTTACGCACGAATATGCCAAGCCGCATAGCCTTAAGGGTGGCAAAAGCGGTGGATTCTAACATTATACTTGATGAGCCGGGGGCTGAAAAACTCACAGGCAAAGGTGAAATGCTGATACGACTAGAGGGCCTGAGCGAGGTAAAGAGGGTATTTGGGTTGGGACAGCAAATCGGATAA
- a CDS encoding DUF1561 family protein codes for MNFKFLFVGFLIYLLPLFAANQPIKVKLHDGKEYCYRPVFSGGEGLVYIDYCKNAPPAQYDVFGRVAWRVNAKWLCMSAPATVSGIGERINSHWGRLVLRPCVINDKNQQWIIKDGGFHTFDSRFRVKDDKWYAYISTKKGDKYDHSLSNIEQLQKIDPAVNLSLKTFLAWSFVSYAQFSLYYLQNNQSFQDSLVWFVYNPENGHIAQYNQRNGSQVCLTSKQGKADWGFVAWEDCSDKVLEKDNKYWEFFLLSGSDGAIKDKDGNFLRIAQYGPNWGVPYTSKKGRLEKDVKRSPKSLFLFSADIENWYRFVNANLSYSLSNCPPNKHRSKRTLPPNFSLNDEWKRRLWQIASSSDGSDAHSGRCGICLLQSYQILAELQSHHNSPLESGGYFFDTAPNTNPFQSFRQRNFILSSRLQEIGDSLEVPLVSLEDLRSRTIRAYHSMALVMLPNYEWEFSSFANTRDTIMQSLRGLFNAPVGTLWIANLYLRDAQGGNAGHAQPILRTTEGLLFIPTNTPNVSLQTYRAALERSLARNAEEAFRVVSTEGEIQIFLSMRLVREHQNPFNVLSTYNCTGLGEDRMGSGGLIRSQSINTCDGKRCLIQ; via the coding sequence ATGAATTTTAAATTTTTATTTGTAGGTTTTTTGATTTATCTTTTGCCGCTTTTTGCTGCAAATCAGCCAATAAAAGTAAAATTGCACGATGGTAAGGAATATTGCTATAGGCCTGTTTTTAGCGGTGGCGAGGGCTTGGTGTATATTGATTATTGCAAGAATGCTCCTCCAGCTCAATATGATGTTTTTGGCAGGGTTGCATGGAGGGTGAATGCAAAATGGCTTTGTATGAGTGCGCCAGCTACTGTGAGTGGTATTGGTGAGCGTATCAATAGCCACTGGGGGCGACTTGTGCTTCGTCCCTGCGTCATCAATGATAAAAATCAGCAGTGGATTATAAAAGATGGAGGATTTCACACATTTGACTCGCGCTTTAGGGTGAAAGATGATAAGTGGTATGCCTACATTTCCACCAAAAAAGGAGATAAATACGATCACTCTTTAAGCAACATAGAGCAGTTACAAAAAATCGATCCCGCAGTGAATTTGAGTCTTAAGACTTTCCTAGCTTGGTCTTTTGTCTCTTATGCACAATTTTCCCTTTACTATCTACAAAATAATCAGTCCTTTCAGGACAGTTTGGTGTGGTTTGTGTATAACCCAGAAAATGGGCACATAGCACAATACAATCAAAGAAATGGCTCTCAAGTTTGCCTCACTTCAAAGCAAGGAAAAGCGGATTGGGGCTTTGTTGCGTGGGAGGATTGTAGCGATAAAGTGCTTGAAAAAGACAATAAATATTGGGAATTTTTCTTGCTTAGTGGGAGTGATGGGGCCATCAAGGATAAGGATGGGAATTTCCTAAGAATCGCTCAGTATGGACCAAATTGGGGCGTGCCTTATACTAGTAAGAAAGGGCGGCTAGAAAAAGATGTGAAGCGCTCGCCAAAGTCGCTTTTTCTTTTTAGTGCAGATATTGAAAACTGGTATCGATTTGTGAATGCAAATCTTAGTTATTCTCTTAGCAATTGCCCTCCCAATAAACACCGCTCCAAACGCACTTTACCACCAAATTTTAGCCTCAATGATGAGTGGAAAAGACGCCTTTGGCAGATTGCAAGCTCGAGTGATGGGAGTGATGCCCATAGTGGAAGATGTGGCATTTGTCTATTGCAAAGCTATCAGATTCTAGCCGAACTACAAAGCCACCACAACAGCCCCCTTGAGAGTGGTGGCTACTTTTTTGACACTGCTCCCAATACAAACCCCTTTCAATCCTTTAGACAGCGTAATTTTATTCTTAGCAGCAGATTGCAAGAAATAGGTGATTCGCTAGAGGTTCCGCTTGTGTCGCTTGAGGATTTGCGCTCACGCACCATTAGGGCATATCACTCTATGGCATTGGTTATGCTGCCAAATTATGAATGGGAATTTTCTAGCTTTGCAAACACCAGAGATACCATCATGCAGAGCTTAAGAGGACTTTTTAATGCTCCTGTTGGCACCCTGTGGATTGCCAACCTCTATCTAAGAGACGCGCAGGGTGGAAATGCGGGACATGCACAGCCTATTCTAAGGACAACAGAGGGGCTTTTGTTTATTCCTACAAATACACCCAATGTGAGCCTTCAAACCTACAGGGCAGCATTGGAGCGCTCATTAGCAAGAAATGCGGAGGAGGCTTTTAGGGTTGTATCAACAGAGGGAGAGATTCAGATATTTTTAAGTATGCGCTTAGTAAGAGAGCATCAAAACCCATTTAATGTCCTCTCAACATACAACTGCACTGGATTAGGCGAGGATAGAATGGGTAGTGGAGGTCTAATCCGTAGTCAAAGCATTAATACCTGCGATGGTAAAAGATGTCTGATACAGTAA